CGATCGAACTGGCGGCCGTCGCGGAAGTCCTGGTTGCCGCGGTAGTTGCCGGCTTGCGGACCGCGGCGGTCGAAATTGCGGTCGCGCTGTTCATAGCGTCCGTCGCCTGGACGGCCATCGCCATGACGGTCTTGCGCAAAGGCGCCCCCTGCGGCCATGCACATCGCGAGCGCTGCTGCGGCGACTGCCATGCTCTTTGAATTGCTGATCATCTGGAACTCCTTCATGCGTTGATGACGAGTCCATTGTGGGCCGCACTTGTGTCCGCTTCGGGCACTTCAGGTCGCGGTCAGGTGAAATCAGGTAAGTGCTGGTATCCGTGCGGCGCCTTGTCCTTCAAACCGCGCGACCGGGCGTGTAGCGATTGACCACCATGCCGCATTCGTATGCCGTCGAACACAGCAGCCGCAGCTTGTGGCCCTTGCGCTGGTCGTGAAACACCGAACGCCCCGCACCCACGGCAGTGGGGTTCACGAAGAACTGGAACTCGTCGACCAGCCTCGCCGCAACCAGCGCGGATGCGAAGCCGACACCGCCGATGGTGATGATGTCCTTGCCCGGTTCACGCTTCAGCGCATTCACCTCCTCGGCCATGTCGCCGCGCGCGATGACGGTGCGCTCCCAGCGCGAGGCCGCGAGCTTGTCGGTGAGCACCACCTTGCGTGCATCGACGATCTTCTGTGCGAAGGCGTAGTGCGGGTTCGCAGGAAAGTTCTTCGCCGCGCGACCCCAGTGATCGAGGTAGCCCTCTTCCGCGATCAGCCGGCTCAGCAGGATGGTGTCGATGCCTTCGAAGACGGCGTTGAAGTCTTGCTTCAGTCTGTCGTCCCAGGCCCAGCGCTCGCCCCAACCCCACAGTTGCCAGTCGAGGTTGCCATTGGCCGGTGAGACATAGCCGTCGACCGACATCTGCATCTGGAGGATGAGCTTTCTCATACCGGTTCTCCTTCATGAGGACTGAAACAACCGCTTGTTGAATGCAAGCAGTGCCAGTATGCAGAAGAAGATGCAGGCCGGGCTGCGCAAGGCACATCTGGGCGGGCACTAACGTCGATACAAGACGCTCAAGGGTGCGGCAACGGCCAGCTCATCCGCCGACCAGGCTGTTGACCTGGTAGCTGCGCGAGCTGCTGTCGTGCTTCACGTGACGATCCAGCGGCGGCAGGTCGAGTTCGATCAGTGCGCCATGCGCGCGAGCAAGGTCGAAGGTGCCGGTCGATTGCGGCCTGTCGGTATGCAACACGAGCGCATACGGGCCCTCGCCGCGCGCCGCGATGCGTTGCGCGAGGATGCCGCTGCCCTCCTCCCCATCCGGCACATTGTTGTTCTCGCGCGGCGATGAAAGCACGAGCACGCTGCGCCCCAACGCGATGATCGCCACGCGCACGTTGCTGCCGGGCACCGCCACCGGCTCGCCGATGTGCGTGTCGGCATCGTCGGGCACGGTGCCGAGCAAGGCGCGGTAGCGTGCCAGCGTGGCGTCGAGATCGCGCACCGCAATGGCCAGGCTCGCCACGCCGAGCGCGCCGTTGGCATGCACGCGCACATCGCCTTCGGGCACGCGCAATGCGCGCGGCGTGAGGTCGCCGCACAGGAAGGGCAAGTCGGCCGAAGACGCGCGCGCCGTCTGCCAGCGCAGGCGCTCGCCATCGGGGCGCACGCGGCCGCCGTCGAGCGGGCCATCGAGTGCGAGCCCCCGCGCCTTCGCATCGGCCACGGTGGCAGCGGTGTCGCGCGGCAGCAGCGCGAAGTCGACAATGCCTTCGCCGTGGCGTTGCAGCAGCTGCCACCAGCGCTCGGTGGGCGACGGTTCGCGCCATGCGATCAGCTCGAAGTAGCTGCCGTCGCCAAACACCACCAGCGCGTTGTGCGTGGCGCGGCCCGGATGGTCGCCGCCACGCAGCACATGGAAGCCCAGCGCCCCGTAGTCGGCGATGGTGCGTTCGAGGTCGTGCACTGCGATGACGATGTGGTCGAGTTTCAATGGCATGAGTGTTCTCCCGTGGATAACCGAGTCAGGAAGCAGTGCGCGCCGCGCCGTCACCGCCAAGGTAGGCATCGCGGATGCGCGCATCGGCCAGCAGCTCGCGCGCCGGGCCCGAGAGCACGATGCGCCCCGTCTGCAGCACATAGCCGTGGTGCGCGATCTGCAGCGCGAGGCTCGCGTTCTGCTCGACCATGAACACCGACACGCCCTGGCTGTTGATGCGCGCGATGAGTTCCAGCACCTTGTCGACGTACAGCGGCGACAGGCCCATGGTCGGCTCGTCCATGCAGATGAGCTGCGGGCGGCCCATGAGCGCGCGCGCCATTGCCACCATCTGCTGCTCGCCGCCCGAGAGCGTGCCGGCCTGGAACTCGATGCGCTCGGCCACGCGCGGGAACAACTCCAGCATGCGCTCCAGGTCTTCGGCCACGGCCTTGCGGTCGCTGCGTGCGTAGGCGCCCATCAGCAGGTTCTCGCGCACGGTCATTGCGGGAAACAGGCGGCGCGCTTCGGGCACCGAGCCTATGCCGCGGCGGATGATCTGCGGCGTGCTCAGGCCGAGCGTCGACTCTCCGTTGAAATTGACTTCGCCCGAGCGCGGCTTGAGCAGGCCGAGCACGATCTTCATCGTGGTCGACTTGCCGCTCGCGTTGCCGCCGAGCAGGCTGACGATCTGGCCCTTGCGCACTTCGATGTCGAGGTCGAAGTGCGCCTGGACGGGGCCGTAGAAGCTGTTGATCTTCCTGAGCTGAAGCAGCGGTTGCAGCGATCCGCTGGAAGCAGGCGCTGCAGCAGCGCGTTCGGGCAGCCCTTCATCCCCGCCCTCTCCCCAGAGGGGCGAAGGAGAAAGACCGGTGCGCGCGACGGTAGCGATCATGCGGGCACCGCCTCGCCGACATGGCGGTGGCCCAGGTACGCCTCGATCACCGCCGGGTCGTTGCGCACCTCATCGGGCAGGCCTTCGGCGATCTTGCGGCCGTCGTCGAGCACGGCCACGCGGTCGGACAGCTGCATCACCAGGTCGAGCTTGTGCTCGATCAACAGGATGGTCTGGCCACGCGCCTTCAGGCCGCGAATGATCTCCAGCATCTCCGCCGTCTCGCTCTCGTTCATACCGGCAGTGGGCTCGTCGAGCAGCAGCAGTCGCGGCTTGAGCGCAAGAGCCCGTGCGATCTCCACGCGACGCCGATTGGCATAAGAGAGGCTGTATGCGGGATGGTCGACACGCGGCGCGAGACGCTCGCCGAAGAGCGCGATGATTTCTCGCGCCTCTTCGCGCAGCACCTGCTCTTCGCGGCGCACGGCACCGGGCTGCACCAGTGCGAGCGCAAGCTCGGCCAATGCGCCCAGACCCGGCACGCCACCGACGCGCGGTTTCACGGCACGCAGCCGCGTGTGTGCGCCGACCAGCACGTTGTCGAGCACCGAGAGGTTCGCGAACACGCGCCCATGCTGGAAGGTGCGCGCCAGCCCGCGCTGCGCGAGTTGCTGCGCCGGCAGTCCGGTGATGTCCTGCCCTTCGAACAGCACCTGCCCTTCGTCGGGCCTGTCGAGGCCGGTGACCAAATTGAACAGCGTGGTCTTGCCCGCTCCGTTCGGCCCGATCACGCTCAGCAGTTCGCCCTCGCCCACATGCAGGTCGACGGCATCGACGGCCGTGAGTCCGCCGAAGCGGCGCGCAAGGCCGCGTATCTCAAGCAGCGATGGCATCGGCTGCTTTCTTCGCCGCTTGCGCCTTCGAGTTGACCAGCTTCACCTCGGCGCGGATGGTCTGCGGATTGCGCAGGAGGTTGAGGATCGGGCAGTTGCGCTCCACCGCTTCGAACAGCGCGTCGATGTCTTCGCGGCTCGCGGGCGAATCGATGTGCACCGTGTAGCCGATCTCATGCGGCCAGATCGGTGTCTTCTCGTGGCCCGGCTTGCCGCCGCGCGGATCGATGACGCCGGTCACTTCCACTTCGAGGCTTTCGAGCGGCACCTGCCGTTCGGCCGCCTGGATCAGGAAGATGTGCGTGACGCAGGTGCCGAGCACGCCCAGCTGCAGCTCGGGCGAACTGGGGCCGAGGTTGTAGCCCGCGAAGTCCGGCGGACTGTCGCTGATGATCTGGTGCTCGCGAATGCGCAGGCGGCGCACGCCGCTGCGGCCCTCTGCCTTCACGCTGGCCTTCAGTTGCACGGGCTGCGCGGTGCCGGCCTCAACGGCGGCATTGCGTGCCAGCACGGCGGCGCGTTTCTCGGCGAGGTAGTCGTTGAGGTGGCTCATGGTGTGGTGTTCTTTCAGACGGTGCCCAGCAAGCCTTGCGGGCGGAAGCGAATCAAGAGAAGCAGCGCGACGCCGTAGATCAGCATCCGGTACTCGGCCGTCACGCGAAACAGCTCTGGCAGGCTCACAAGCGCGACCGCGCCCAGCAGCGCGCCGCTGATGTTCCCGAGCCCGCCGAGGATCACCATCGTCAGCGCGAGGATCGAGATCTGAGAGCCGAAGGTCTCGTGGTTGATGTACGAGTACATGTGCGCGGTGAAGGCGCCGCTCACGCCCGCTGCAAAGCCGCCGAAGCCGAAGGCCAGCGCCTTGTAGCGGTCGGGGCTCACGCCGTAGGCGCGCGCGGCCACTTCGTCTTCGCGCACCGCGCGGAAGGTGCGGCCCAGGTGCGAACGCAGCAGACGCCATTGCAGCAAAGCCAGCAGCACCATCGCGCCGAACGATGCCCAGTAAACCGCCTCGTTCGACGATGCATCGCGCCCGAACAGCGAGAGCGGCGGAATGCCCGACACACCGATGGGCCCGTGCGTGAGGCTTTCCCAGTTGAGGATGGTGAGCGCCACGATCTCGCCGATGCCGAGCGTGGCAATCGACACATAGTGGCCGCGCAGCCTGAAGGCCGGGAAGATCAGCGCAGTGCCGATCAGCGAAGTGAGGATGCCCGCGAGCACGATGCCCGTGCCCACCGGCAGGTGCAGGTCGAGCACCAGCAGCGACGATGCATACGCGCCGATGGCCAACAGCCCCGCATGGCCCAGCGAGATCTGCCCGATGGTGCCGGCCACCAACGTGAGGCTGAGTGCGAGCGCCCCATAGAGCCACGCGTTGGTGAGCGTCTGCAGCAGGTACGGCGATGGATCGAAGAGCGGCAAAGCCACCGCCGCTGCAAGCAACGCAAGGAGCAGACGCCGCGGCACATGCCACGGCTTGCTCGGCGCAATGAAGGTACCCGTCAGCGGCTCCGGCGGCAACGCACGCTTGCGTCCGAACAGCCCGTTGGGCTTCCACACCAGGATGACCAGCAGCAACGCGAAGGCGAAGAGGTTGCGGTACGGCGTGCCGAGGATCGCCACGCCATAGCTCTCGATCAGCCCCAGCAGCAGGCTGCCGACGATGGCGCCGGGCACGTTGCCCACGCCGCCGACGACAGTGGCCAC
This is a stretch of genomic DNA from Variovorax paradoxus. It encodes these proteins:
- a CDS encoding dihydrofolate reductase family protein; the encoded protein is MRKLILQMQMSVDGYVSPANGNLDWQLWGWGERWAWDDRLKQDFNAVFEGIDTILLSRLIAEEGYLDHWGRAAKNFPANPHYAFAQKIVDARKVVLTDKLAASRWERTVIARGDMAEEVNALKREPGKDIITIGGVGFASALVAARLVDEFQFFVNPTAVGAGRSVFHDQRKGHKLRLLCSTAYECGMVVNRYTPGRAV
- a CDS encoding RcnB family protein, whose protein sequence is MISNSKSMAVAAAALAMCMAAGGAFAQDRHGDGRPGDGRYEQRDRNFDRRGPQAGNYRGNQDFRDGRQFDRRGFPQPHAEWRRGGRVPAEYRGRNYVVQDWRAYRLQQPPRGYQWVGVGGDFVLAAIATGVIANIIAGQ
- a CDS encoding ABC transporter ATP-binding protein; amino-acid sequence: MIATVARTGLSPSPLWGEGGDEGLPERAAAAPASSGSLQPLLQLRKINSFYGPVQAHFDLDIEVRKGQIVSLLGGNASGKSTTMKIVLGLLKPRSGEVNFNGESTLGLSTPQIIRRGIGSVPEARRLFPAMTVRENLLMGAYARSDRKAVAEDLERMLELFPRVAERIEFQAGTLSGGEQQMVAMARALMGRPQLICMDEPTMGLSPLYVDKVLELIARINSQGVSVFMVEQNASLALQIAHHGYVLQTGRIVLSGPARELLADARIRDAYLGGDGAARTAS
- a CDS encoding OsmC family protein — encoded protein: MSHLNDYLAEKRAAVLARNAAVEAGTAQPVQLKASVKAEGRSGVRRLRIREHQIISDSPPDFAGYNLGPSSPELQLGVLGTCVTHIFLIQAAERQVPLESLEVEVTGVIDPRGGKPGHEKTPIWPHEIGYTVHIDSPASREDIDALFEAVERNCPILNLLRNPQTIRAEVKLVNSKAQAAKKAADAIAA
- a CDS encoding ABC transporter ATP-binding protein, yielding MPSLLEIRGLARRFGGLTAVDAVDLHVGEGELLSVIGPNGAGKTTLFNLVTGLDRPDEGQVLFEGQDITGLPAQQLAQRGLARTFQHGRVFANLSVLDNVLVGAHTRLRAVKPRVGGVPGLGALAELALALVQPGAVRREEQVLREEAREIIALFGERLAPRVDHPAYSLSYANRRRVEIARALALKPRLLLLDEPTAGMNESETAEMLEIIRGLKARGQTILLIEHKLDLVMQLSDRVAVLDDGRKIAEGLPDEVRNDPAVIEAYLGHRHVGEAVPA
- a CDS encoding VOC family protein encodes the protein MPLKLDHIVIAVHDLERTIADYGALGFHVLRGGDHPGRATHNALVVFGDGSYFELIAWREPSPTERWWQLLQRHGEGIVDFALLPRDTAATVADAKARGLALDGPLDGGRVRPDGERLRWQTARASSADLPFLCGDLTPRALRVPEGDVRVHANGALGVASLAIAVRDLDATLARYRALLGTVPDDADTHIGEPVAVPGSNVRVAIIALGRSVLVLSSPRENNNVPDGEEGSGILAQRIAARGEGPYALVLHTDRPQSTGTFDLARAHGALIELDLPPLDRHVKHDSSSRSYQVNSLVGG
- a CDS encoding ABC transporter permease; translated protein: MSFTSFFDYTVNGLIIGNIYALLAVGLALIFGVSHLINFAHGSVYTVGAYIGWASITFLHTPLPVTILLVVLGSGALGMLIERVGLRPLQGAARIAPLLATIGISFVLDILVQLVFSPDPRSLPTQLPDWRLQIGTGTIGALDILIAGIGIASAAVLFGFLRFTKLGWAVRATAQDRDAAQQMGVDVDRVNQTVFAIAAALGGLSGLLVGMYYNNISPAMSFQATLKGVVATVVGGVGNVPGAIVGSLLLGLIESYGVAILGTPYRNLFAFALLLVILVWKPNGLFGRKRALPPEPLTGTFIAPSKPWHVPRRLLLALLAAAVALPLFDPSPYLLQTLTNAWLYGALALSLTLVAGTIGQISLGHAGLLAIGAYASSLLVLDLHLPVGTGIVLAGILTSLIGTALIFPAFRLRGHYVSIATLGIGEIVALTILNWESLTHGPIGVSGIPPLSLFGRDASSNEAVYWASFGAMVLLALLQWRLLRSHLGRTFRAVREDEVAARAYGVSPDRYKALAFGFGGFAAGVSGAFTAHMYSYINHETFGSQISILALTMVILGGLGNISGALLGAVALVSLPELFRVTAEYRMLIYGVALLLLIRFRPQGLLGTV